In the Nitrobacter sp. NHB1 genome, GGCGGGCGCGTTCGCAGCTTGGGGACCGGGAGCGCCGGCGCTGCGCAAGATGACGGGTCTGGTCGCGACGGAGCCGCCGCAGCAATCCGGGCCGCAGGGGGAGAAACGAAACCCCGTCATTCGGATGGACCAAGAGCGGATCGCTTTGGCCAAGATCGAGCAGGTCAAAGTCGGCCCGGCGACCATAATGACGAGACTGTCGGTTCCGGCCGTCGTCGCACCCGATGCCGATCGCGTCGCCCACGTGTCGGTAAAGCTGTCGGGAACCGTCGCCGAGCTCCGCAAGAACATCGGCGACGAGGTCGAGAAGGGCGAGGTCCTTGGAGCGCTGGAGAGCAGGGAGGTCGCCGACGCGAAGAGCGAGTACATGGCCGCGCGACTGTCGAACGATCTGCAGCAGGATTTGGCTGCCCGCGACAAAGCGGCGTGGGGCAGCAGCAAGGCGATACCCGAGCAACAATACATCAGGTCACGGAACGCCGCGTCGCAGACGGCTATGCGTCTAGACATCGCCCGGCAAAAGCTGCTCGCGCTCGGAGTCGACGAAAGCGAGATTGTCGCAATCCCACAGGCACCCGAGGGAACGCTGAGGCTTCAGAACGTCCGTGCGCTGATCTCTGGACGGGTGATGGAACGTAAGGTTGACCTCGGGACCGCCGTCGGGAGGGACAACCTCGAGACCGAACTCTTCGTCATTGTTGACCTTAGTAGGGTGTGGGTCGAGATGGCGGTCAATTCGTCTGACCTGCCTGCGGTTCGCGAAGGGCAAAGCGTCGCGGTGTCCATCCGCGGCGGTCCCGTAGGGACTGGCAAGATCATCTTCGTCAGCCCGTTGCTCGACAAGGACACGCGAGCGGCGCGTGTCGTGGCCACCCTGGATAACCCGGATCGACTCTGGCGTCCCGGATCGTTTGTGACGGCAGCCATCGCCGTGGACTCGCGTCTCGTTTCTGTGGCGGTGCCGGCGGTCGCCGTGCAGAGCGTGAATGGGCGCAAGGTCGTCTTTGTGCGGACTGCCGAGGGATTCGAGAAGCGGGACGTGGTGCTCGGTTTTCGCGACAATGGGATGGTTGAAGTCACCTCTGGGCTTGCTGCCGGCGAAACGATCGCATCTTCGAACACCTTTCCGCTGAAAGCCGAACTCTCCAAGCCGGGCGTCGAGGACTGAGATGATTGCGCGCATCGTCGATTTCTCGGTCAGGCGCCGATGGCTGGTACTGCTGGTCACTTTGGTTGCTGCGGTCACCGGACTCTGGTCGCTGACCAGGCTACCGATCGACGCAGTTCCAGACGTGACCAACGTCCAGGTGCAGATCAACGCGGTGGCGCCGGCGCTGACGCCAGTCGAAATCGAGAAGCAGGTCACGGTCGCGCTGGAAACGGCGCTGGCCGGCATACCCGGCCTGGAGTCGACACGCTCCTTTTCGCGGAACGGTTTCGCACAGGTAACCGTCGTGTTCGTGGACGGCACGAACATCTACTTCGCGCGGCAACTCGTCGCCGAGCGCATCAACGACGCCAAATCCTCGTTACCCCCGGGCGTGGAGGTGAAGATGGGGCCGGTCTCGACCGGTCTCGGCGAGATCTACTGGTGGGCCGTCGAATACGAAAAGCCCGGCACCACCGCACCGGTTCGTGACGGCCAGCCCGGCTGGCAGAGCGACGGCAGCTATCTGACGCCGGAGGGCGAGAGATTGACCGACGACTTCCGCCGGACGGTTTACCTCCGAACGGTACAGGATTGGATCGTCCGGCCGCAGATGAAGACGGTACCCGGCGTGGCCGGCGCCGACGCGATCGGCGGTTTCGTCAAGCAGTATCAAGTGCAGCCGGATCCCGCGAAGCTCGTCGGCTACGGCCTCTCCTTTAAGCAAGTCATCGAGGCGATCGAAGCCAACAACGCCAGCCGAGGTGCCAACTACATCGAGCAGAACGGCGAGGGCTACGTGGTCCGCGCCGCCGGGCGCGTCGAGAACGTGGAGGACATCGGACAGATCGTCGTCTCGACCCGGAAGGGGGTGCCGGTGCGGATCAGGGACGTTGCCGATGTCACCATCGGGAAGGAGCTGAGAACCGGAAGCGCTAGTGTCAATGGACGTGAGGTCGTGCTCGGAATAGCCCTGATGCTGATCGGCGGAAACAGCCGCACCGTCGCTGCCGCGGCGGACGCCAAAATCAAAGAGATCACCAAGATACTACCACCGGGCATCCACGCACGAACGGTACTCAACCGCACGCAACTCGTCGACGCCACGATCCACACCGTCGCGACCAATCTAGCCGAAGGCGCGCTTCTGGTAATCGCCGTGCTGTTCCTGCTGCTCGGCAACTTCCGCGCCGCCCTGATCACGGCCTGCGTCATTCCGATCACGATGTTGCTAACCGCGACGGGCATGCTGCGGGGGTACATCAGCGCGAATTTGATGAGCCTTGGCGCGCTCGACTTCGGCCTGATCGTCGACGGCGCGGTGATCATCTGCGAGAACAGCCTCAGGCATCTCGCCGAGCGGCAGGTAACCCTCGGGCGGGAACTTTCGCGCGACGAACGCCTCAGGACGATCACCGCGTCCGCGGTCGAGATGATTCGGCCGACCGTCTATGGCCAGCTCATCATCATCCTCGTCTACGCCCCACTGCTCACCTTCTCCGGCGTGGAGGGCAAGACGTTCGAGCCGATGGCCCTGACGGTGATGATCGCGCTGGCCATGGCCTTCGTGGTCTCCCTGACCTTCGTCCCGGCCGCGACCGCGATCGTCCTGACGAGGCCCGTGAGGGAGAGCGAGAACTTCCTCGTCCGGAGCCTGAAGGATGCCTACGGGCCGATCCTGTCCCGAAGCATTGCGAAACCCGGCTTGATCATCACAGCGGCGGCCGTGCTCTTTGCTGCCTCCCTCGTCCTGTTCTCCCGTCTGGGGCAGGAGCTCACGCCAACATTGGACGAGAAGAACATCGTCATGGAGGTGAAGCGCGTACCGAGCACCGCACTGGCCCAGGCTCAAGCCATGCAGCTCGAAATCGAAAAGGTGATCAGCAAATTCCCGCAGGTCGCGTTCGTGTTCTCGCGAACCGGCACGCCGGATCTTGCGGCTGATCCGATGCCGCCCAGCGCATCGGACACCTACATCATCGTCAAGCCGCAACGCGACTGGCCCGATCCCTCGATGACGAAGGATGATCTCATCCACGCAATTGAGTCGGAAGCGACCAAGCTCCCCGGCAACAAGGTGGGCTTCTCGCAGCCGATCGAGATGCGCTTCAACGAGCTCATCGCCGGCGTCCGCGAGGACCTCGGAGTCAAGGTATTCGGCGCCGACTTCTCCGCGATGCAGCGAACCGCGTACGCATCGCGGACATCCTGAGAAAGATCGATGGTGCCGAGAGCGTGAAAGTCGAAGAAACCAGCGGGCTGCCGTTCCTGGAGATTGGGATCGACAAAGCCGAGATCACGCGGCGAGGCCTAAATCTCGCAGACGTCCAGGACTTGATCGAGGCCGCTGTCGGCGGACGCGCGGCGGGACTGGTATTCGAGGGAGACCGGCGCTTCCAGATCGTGGTCCGGCTGAACGACGCGTTACGCAACGACATCTCCGCGCTCGAAAACCTCCCGGTGCCGTTGCCGCATTCCAATCCGAACGCGCCGGCTTCGACCATACCCCTGCGCGCGGTCGCAACGTTCGAGCAAACGGAAGGGGCCAACCAGATCAGCCGCGAGAACGGCAAGCGGCGCGTTGTCACTACCGCCGAAGTCCGCGGCCGGGACATCGGGTCGCTGGTCGCTGAGGCGCAGGCGAAGGTTGCGAAAGAGGTGAAGCTGCCGCCGGGGAGCTACTTGGCCTGGGGCGGGCAATTCGAAAACTTCTCAGTCGCGCGCCAGCGGCTCGTGATTGTCGTCCCCGCATGCTTCGCGATGATCTTCCTGCTCCTCTTCGGCGCCTTGGGATCGGCGCGCGATGCACTCCTCGTCTTCAGTGCTATTCCGCTGGCGTTGACCGGCGGGATTGCCGCGCTGTGGCTGCGCGGCATGCCGTTCTCTATATCTGCCGCGGTCGGCTTCATCGCCTTGTCGGGCGTGGCCGTTCTCAACGGGCTGGTGATGTTGACACAGATCCGGTCGCTGATCGATAGCGGCGTGCCGCTTGTCCAGGCCATCTACGATGGAGCGCAGACGCGTTTCCGTCCCGTCGTCATGACGGCGCTGGTGGCGTCACTCGGCTTTGTACCGATGGCGCTGGCCACGGGGACAGGCGCGGAAGTGCAGAAGCCCATCGCAACCGTCGTCATCGGTGGACTGCTGACGGCAACGGTGCTGACGCTTGTGGTGCTCCCAGCGCTTTATGCGCGTTTCTCGCCCCGACGTTCGGAATTGGATAACGCGAACGGAATTGCAATGAGTCGCGCAGCCGAATAGATTGGAGCTTTCCGTGCTTTCAATTCTTGAGAACCTGTTGCCATCTCTTTGCGGCGCAGGTCATTGCGTTGACCGGCACAGGGCTAGTCTAATGTCTGTCTGTTGTTTGGCCTGGTGGCCTTCAAGATGGCAGGCAACGAGACGCGCATGCGAAGCGGCGTGTGCACGTCTTTGTGAAAATTCCCTTGGTGGAGGACCGAATGATCGTCCGTATCCTCTTATTGGTGTGTTCTCTCCTACTTGCGAGCGAGCTGCCGGCTGCATCCCAACAACCTAAGGATGATCCCTGGAATCCTCAGCACATAGATGCACTGCCACCCGACATCCGTAACTATATAGCGGTAATCTGCAAGGGACCGGCTAAGGCGCAGCATGATTTCGCGACCTATTCTCCAACCGAGCGGCGTTGGCGAATAAACCTCGAATATCTTCGATGCGATGGTCTCCGCGATCTCCGACGAGGACACCAATGCCTCGACGTAGATTTTATCCAAGTAGGCTCACGATTCCGGCTTGCCTCAAAGCAATACCGTGAGTGCGGCTTCTGAAGCGGAGCCGCATCGCGTCGGCTACGACAGCTTCGCAATCACTACGCCGGCATCCCAATCCTTCCTGGTCCGGATTAAATCGCGGAGTTGATGGTCAGAGATGTGGTCCGAGCAACGGTGCGCCGTCCTGCCGGCTGTTTGTCAATCGTTTCCAAATATTGCAGAATAACAGCCGCGCATGGCTGTCTCAGCTAGCATTACAGTCGTAATGTTTGTTTGATGTGGGCTTTTTGAGCGACGGCCTGGTGAGCGCGTCGCCACAGCGACCATGCGATGACATAGCCAGGTCGAATTCGTTTTCGCGCGAGCCGCTGCGCTATTCTGCGGATTTCCTGGACCGACCAACGGATGAGGTCTCGCGCGTTCGGGTTGCGCGCGATGTGTTTTTTTGGGACGGCGCGTTAGCTTTTCGGCGAATGGCGGCCATCATGGCGAAGGTCAACATGACAAGCGACACATGACGATGCCAGCCATGCCAGGATCGCGTTTCATTATGATCGAGGCCGAACTCGTTCTTGGCGGTCTCAAAGCTGTCTTCGATCGCCCAGCGATGGCCTTCAACGGCGACCAGCTGCTTGATGGACGTTCCGGCGGGACACCAGGTGGTGAAGTAGGCGAGTTCGCCGTCAGCGATATGGCGCCGGATCAGCAGTCCGCGCGTCCACAAGCCGCTGCGCTCCTCATTGAACTCACCGGCGTCGAGATCGGCGAGTTCGAGATACGCCCAGTCATGCAGCCGCGGCCCCTTGGTTCCGCTGCCTGCCGACAGGCGGCGCCAATCGGTCGGCTTCAGCGCTTTGGCGATCTCTTCCGCCGAACCGCCGATCAGCCGCTTCCGGCTCCAGGATCCGAACCAGTGGTTGGCGGCGACGCCGAGCACATAGCCTTTGCCAGCCTGGCGCAAATCCCGCTCGATGTCGCCGACGCCATAGACCGTATCGCCTGCAACCCAGGCGAATGGGACGCGCGCCGCAATGGCCCGCGCGATCATCTTGGCCGCGAGCCGCGGTTTCGTCGAAAATCCGACATCGCTTGGCGCATGCGCGGCTTTCAGGCGGCGCGGATCGTCCGTCCAGCTCTTCGGCAGATAGAGCGCGCGGTCCATGAAGGCATGACCGTGGCGCGACACATAGGCCGCGAATACCCCGATCTGGCAATTCGTGATCTTTCCGGCCGAACCGGTGTATTGTCGCGCCAAGATTGCGCGCCGAGCTGGAAGGTCCGCGCCGAGGCTCGACATACCCGGCGCATCGAGTGAATTTGGTTCGCCGCCAAGAGAGGCGGACAGGAACTATCGGCGAGAGCGAGTTCGCAGACAGGGGAAGGAAATGACAAGAACCGATGCATTCATCATCAGCTCATCCGATCAGGTTCCCCGACGAACTGCACTCAAGCGATTCCCCATCCCCCGCAATTACGGTGTATCGCCCGACTCACGTATCGGGGCCGGGCGCACATGGTCTGGGCCGAAAGGCGCGACCCGTATCAAACGATTTGAGATTTACCGCTACGATCCCGACAGCGACGACAACCCCCGCCTTGACATATTCAAGGTCGATCTCGACGCTTGCGGCCCCATGGTTTTGGACGCGCTGATCTGGATCAAGAACAACATCGACCCGACGCTGACTTTCCGTCGCTCCTGCCGCGAGGGAATCTGCGGCTCCTG is a window encoding:
- a CDS encoding efflux RND transporter periplasmic adaptor subunit, with the translated sequence MSSRKSILLLGLAAVVAAGAFAAWGPGAPALRKMTGLVATEPPQQSGPQGEKRNPVIRMDQERIALAKIEQVKVGPATIMTRLSVPAVVAPDADRVAHVSVKLSGTVAELRKNIGDEVEKGEVLGALESREVADAKSEYMAARLSNDLQQDLAARDKAAWGSSKAIPEQQYIRSRNAASQTAMRLDIARQKLLALGVDESEIVAIPQAPEGTLRLQNVRALISGRVMERKVDLGTAVGRDNLETELFVIVDLSRVWVEMAVNSSDLPAVREGQSVAVSIRGGPVGTGKIIFVSPLLDKDTRAARVVATLDNPDRLWRPGSFVTAAIAVDSRLVSVAVPAVAVQSVNGRKVVFVRTAEGFEKRDVVLGFRDNGMVEVTSGLAAGETIASSNTFPLKAELSKPGVED